The following is a genomic window from Verrucomicrobiota bacterium.
GAGTTTACGGCGTCAATCGCTGAGGAAAGAGCGTCTTCGTGGAACCCGTTTTTAAAGTAGCTGCCAGCGAAATGGATATTACCTTCCCGGTTTAATTTAAACAGGTCATGTTGTGCCTGAATCGCAGCAACATCGAAGACCGGATGCGTGTATTCGGATTCCCAATGAAGGAGTGAAGGATTTATTGCGCCTTTGTAATCGACACTCACGAAATAGTTCCGATTGTTTGAGATTTTCTGCAGATTGTTCATCCAATAATGAGTGGACGAACAATCGCCGGAATCGGATTTACGTGCCGTACGGAAATTCCAGGATGCCCAGGCCTTTTTGCTTTTTGGCATGACCGTCTCGTCGCTATGGAGGGCAACCTTGTTTCTTGTGTAGCTGAAGGCGGAGAGTAGACGTTGTTGCAGCGGCGAAGGCTTTTCCAGAATGCGAAGTGCCTGGTCAGCATGAGTTGCAATCAAAACGTAATCGTATTCTTCTGTTTCTCCTGACGCGTCAGTGACTGATACTTTATGATTTGAAAGGGCAGTAATTTTTACCGCCGATCTATTTAGGTGTACTTGCCCAGGGATGGCCTCGAGGATTTTATGCTTATATTGATCACTTCCACCGACAACCGTGCGCCACATCAATTGAATGCCTATGCCCAATAGTCGGTGGTTATTCAGGAACCGAAGAAGAGACAGAGCCGGGTAATCGAGCATTTTCCCTGGCGGCGTGGACCAGATCGCGGCGGTCATCGGCAGGAGGTAATCCTGTGCCAGAGATTCATCGAGTGAGTATAGATCGAGGAATTGACCCAGGGTAACGCTCATGTCAGCCGACGTGCTCAAGAAGTCCTTGGCAGAGCTGAAAAACGCTTTGATTTGATTTAATAAACGCCAGTGCGCTGGATCGAAGAGTCTTTTTGTTTGAGCAAAATAAGAGTTAAACCCCGTGCATGAATATTCCAGATCTCTAGCCAAATTCTGAACACTGAAGGACATGGATGTCTCCACCGTTTCCACCTTCAGTTCGCGGAAGAGTTTCACGAGGTTGGGATAGGTGTACTCGTTATAAACCATGAAGCCCGTGTCTACCGGAACTCGACCGGATGATTCATTAATGTAAACCGTATTGGTGTGGCCTCCCGCGTAATCGGATTTTTCATACAGCGTAAGGTCAAACCGGTCCCTGAGGTACCAGGCACTTCCCATCCCGGCGATGCCGGATCCAATAATGGCCACACGTTTATTCATACGTTATACAACGGTCTCCCGTGGAGGAATAGGCAGGCCATCGGCCTCAAAAAGATACATGAGAGCTTCTTCAACACGTCGACGTGCAACAGAAACTTCGTAGCCGAGGTGTTTATGCAATCGTTCGTCAGCGGGTGAATCGACTTCACAATTGTGGCAGTAATCTTCAAACATCATTAAACTGGAAACTAACGCCGCCATGTGGTTGGGGCATTCGCATTTAAGCTTAGGAGAAGAATTAGCTAGAGCTATTAGCTGGCTCTTTGAAAAGAGACGCTCGGCATCTTTTTTGTGTTCGGGATTTTGAAGAATAATATCCTTTGGAACCCGTTTTTCACCCGCCGCCTTGAATAGGTACTGCTCCAGCTGTTCATTGGGAATGGGAAGCCGAATGAGGAAAAACCCTTCATTGCCTAGCCTTCTCAATTGTTCGCGAGATAGGAAATCGTAAAACAGAACGATCGGTATATCTGGCCATTTTCCAGAAACCATTTCCACAATACGATTAAGTCCATCAATAGAAGGGGGTGCTTCCATTGCAACCAGGTCAGGTCGATCAGAATCATTGATATCTTCGATTGAGTTGAGATCTAAGAGCATTTTGCTAACCCGCGATGACATGCGATCAAGACGCATGAAGGTTCTTTTTTCGATTGCGTACAGTTTCAGGATTTTGGCTGGATTGAATATATCTGCTG
Proteins encoded in this region:
- a CDS encoding MerR family transcriptional regulator — protein: MIQDPSKPENVYYEVGAVAKISGISPHTIRTWERRGFLQAERRSATGRRQYSKQQLERLILLSKLTAEGDSISAISNLSIQELRVRITDYDHPNLAADIFNPAKILKLYAIEKRTFMRLDRMSSRVSKMLLDLNSIEDINDSDRPDLVAMEAPPSIDGLNRIVEMVSGKWPDIPIVLFYDFLSREQLRRLGNEGFFLIRLPIPNEQLEQYLFKAAGEKRVPKDIILQNPEHKKDAERLFSKSQLIALANSSPKLKCECPNHMAALVSSLMMFEDYCHNCEVDSPADERLHKHLGYEVSVARRRVEEALMYLFEADGLPIPPRETVV
- a CDS encoding FAD-dependent oxidoreductase, yielding MNKRVAIIGSGIAGMGSAWYLRDRFDLTLYEKSDYAGGHTNTVYINESSGRVPVDTGFMVYNEYTYPNLVKLFRELKVETVETSMSFSVQNLARDLEYSCTGFNSYFAQTKRLFDPAHWRLLNQIKAFFSSAKDFLSTSADMSVTLGQFLDLYSLDESLAQDYLLPMTAAIWSTPPGKMLDYPALSLLRFLNNHRLLGIGIQLMWRTVVGGSDQYKHKILEAIPGQVHLNRSAVKITALSNHKVSVTDASGETEEYDYVLIATHADQALRILEKPSPLQQRLLSAFSYTRNKVALHSDETVMPKSKKAWASWNFRTARKSDSGDCSSTHYWMNNLQKISNNRNYFVSVDYKGAINPSLLHWESEYTHPVFDVAAIQAQHDLFKLNREGNIHFAGSYFKNGFHEDALSSAIDAVNSIKIKDTKHELLFV